The Malus sylvestris chromosome 12, drMalSylv7.2, whole genome shotgun sequence genome contains a region encoding:
- the LOC126594447 gene encoding uncharacterized protein LOC126594447: MTTKVYLMSFEMLKKFLHQGTSSARETFQIAIPGSEIPKWFSHQSNVGSSLTIDLLPLWNNSKFMGYALCAVFVLDEHCVVDEHDTFQFKTFHATHHLVCRLKHNGKQLEVCGTQPAFRFSEKFCQVDSDHLWMFYVSRDKYFGTDWHNSCSQIEFLFETRGPGLKVKKCGVWLIYKQDVQALQSESATVITSIFPVEEDVINMIDDNVTHTSSDMTLHQREWQLVHSNGFSHSVGINEDITKRASSDSFLQWTQWQLLDSILPTGGFTHSFGLKAAIQARVVSSPEDLQTFIIRLLENTGSLLLPFVYSTTISPNLETTRKLDKMLDAMPTDEVVRKASISKGTELMRVAAAVYAEIPSVTSTMEACLSSGDVSFHHAHAFGLICGLLGLDSTTTQRAYMFITMRDVISAATRLNLVGPLGAAVLQHKIASGAAEAILNRWKDRPVEEASQALSLPQI; encoded by the exons ATGACAACCAAAGTTTACTTAATGTCATTTGAAATGCTGAAGAAATTCCTTCATCAG GGAACCTCTAGTGCAAGAGAAACTTTCCAAATTGCAATTCCTGGAAGTGAAATTCCAAAGTGGTTCAGCCATCAAAGCAATGTTGGGAGTTCATTAACCATAGACCTACTTCCACTTTGGAATAACAGTAAATTCATGGGATACGCTCTGTGTGCTGTTTTTGTACTAGACGAGCATTGTGTGGTTGATGAACACGATACATTTCAATTTAAAACTTTCCATGCTACACATCATCTTGTGTGTCGATTGAAACACAATGGAAAACAATTAGAAGTATGTGGCACACAGCCTGCCTTTCGCTTTAGCGAAAAGTTTTGCCAGGTTGATTCGGATCACCTTTGGATGTTCTATGTATCCCGTGATAAATACTTTGGTACGGACTGGCATAACAGTTGCAGTCAGATTGAGTTCTTGTTTGAAACCAGAGGGCCAGGCTTGAAGGTGAAGAAGTGCGGAGTCTGGTTGATATACAAGCAAGATGTGCAAGCTCTACAATCTGAAAGTGCCACTGTTATTACATCAATTTTTCCAGTTGAGGAGGATGTCATCAACATGATCGATGATAACGTGACACACACTTCCTCGGACATGACATTACATCAAAGGGAATGGCAACTTGTCCATTCTAACGGTTTTTCTCATTCTGTGGGCATAAATGAGGACATTACCAAACGTGCTTCATCGGACTCCTTTCTACAGTGGACACAATGGCAACTGCTGGATTCCATCCTCCCAACAGGCGGTTTTACTCATTCTTTTGGTCTCAAGGCTGCTATCCAAGCTCGCGTAGTGTCTAGTCCCGAAGATCTACAAACCTTTATAATCCGTCTGTTGGAGAATACAGGAAGCTTGCTCCTTCCGTTTGTGTATTCTACAACAATATCACCTAATCTAGAGACCACTCGCAAACTCGATAAGATGTTGGATGCAATGCCTACGGATGAAGTGGTTAGAAAGGCGTCGATTTCAAAAGGCACGGAACTAATGAGGGTGGCCGCAGCTGTGTACGCAGAAATACCATCAGTTACATCTACGATGGAAGCTTGTTTAAGTTCCGGGGACGTTTCTTTTCACCATGCTCATGCATTTGGCCTTATATGTGGACTGCTAGGGTTGGATAGCACTACTACTCAAAGAGCGTACATGTTTATTACTATGAGAGATGTCATTTCTGCTGCAACAAGGCTCAATCTGGTAGGCCCGCTTGGTGCGGCTGTGCTGCAGCATAAGATTGCTTCCGGCGCCGCTGAAGCTATACTTAATCGGTGGAAGGACCGCCCAGTTGAGGAAGCATCGCAAGCTCTTTCTTTGCCCCAAATTTAG
- the LOC126592213 gene encoding disease resistance-like protein DSC1, with product MELPKLEVAHWNPEAFSNLSQLRFLQVHNVHLSQGLTCLPESLRLLEWTGYPLRSLPQYFQPDELIELNLCHSNLDQLWKGIKRFPKLKFIKICHSHHISETPDFTGVQELESLDLEGCKNLVAIHPSLGLLKKLTLLNLKDCESLSSLPGKIEMKSLETFIFSGCLKVKQVPEFGNMQLLSVLKLDETAIETIPESIEHLSGLVTLDLSNCKDLVCLPSTINRLKSLKNLNLSGCLKLGEEQESTLEVECLEKNDDSGTAETEVPNFGVMQKVKKEPVTFWSPSFGLCNLTDLNLSNCKLREGAFLNGLGVLSSLVALNLSGNNFVSLPSSIRSLVKLENINVENCKRLTELWLLVP from the exons ATGGAGTTGCCTAAATTAGAAGTGGCTCATTGGAATCCAGAAGCATTCTCAAATTTGTCTCAACTTCGTTTTCTCCAAGTTCATAATGTGCATCTTTCCCAAGGTCTCACTTGTCTTCCGGAATCCTTGAGACTCCTCGAATGGACTGGGTATCCCTTAAGAtctctcccacaatatttccaacCAGATGAGCTGATTGAACTTAACTTGTGCCACAGCAACCTTGATCAGCTTTGGAAGGGAATAAAG CGTTTTCCCAAGTTGAAGTTCATCAAAATCTgccattctcaccacatttctGAGACCCCAGACTTCACAGGTGTTCAGGAACTTGAGAGTTTAGATCTTGAAGGATGTAAAAACTTGGTTGCAATTCATCCGTCTCTTGGACTTCTCAAAAAGCTGACCCTCCTAAATCTTAAAGATTGCGAAAGTCTCTCGAGTCTGCCaggaaaaattgaaatgaagtctcttgaaacttttattttttctggcTGCTTAAAAGTCAAGCAGGTTCCTGAGTTTGGAAATATGCAACTTCTGTCAGTGCTTAAACTCGATGAAACTGCCATAGAAACAATACCGGAGTCAATTGAACACCTTAGTGGCCTTGTTACATTAGATCTAAGCAACTGCAAGGATCTTGTTTGTCTTCCAAGCACCATTAACAGATTGAAGTCTCTgaaaaatcttaatctttctggATGCTTGAAACTTGGCGAAGAGCAGGAAAGCACGTTGGAGGTGGAGTGTTTGGAGAAGAATGATGACAGTGGAACTGCTGAAACAGAAGTGCCTAATTTTGGagtgatgcaaaaagtgaaGAAAGAACCAGTGACTTTCTGGTCGCCTTCATTTGGTCTGTGCAACTTAACAGATCTGAACCTAAGTAACTGTAAACTTCGGGAAGGAGCATTTCTCAATGGTCTTGGGgtcttatcctcactagtggcGTTGAATCTCAGCGGAAATAATTTTGTTAGTCTTCCATCAAGCATCCGATCCCTTGTTAAGCTTGAGAACATTAACGTCGAGAACTGCAAGAGACTTACAGAGCT ATGGTTGCTCGTCCCTTGA